In Esox lucius isolate fEsoLuc1 chromosome 6, fEsoLuc1.pri, whole genome shotgun sequence, the following proteins share a genomic window:
- the LOC105010551 gene encoding gremlin-2-like has protein sequence MFWRITLTVLLVGFLCVGTETRKPRPQGSIPSPSKSKVNLSVSQRLLPWKPEVLSSSREALVVTESRYLRRDWCKTQPLRQTVSEEGCRSRTVVNRFCYGQCNSFYIPRHMSTSSNRGPGSARKKNNKAEEPFLSCSFCRPHRVTQLTVQLDCPGLQPNFRHRKVQHVKQCRCMSVDVSDSRKL, from the coding sequence ATGTTTTGGAGAATCACTCTCACGGTCCTATTAGTTGGGTTCCTCTGTGTAGGCACAGAGACCAGAAAACCCCGCCCCCAGGGCTCCATCCCCTCACCTTCCAAGTCCAAAGTAAACCTATCAGTGAGCCAGCGcctgttgccatggaaacctGAAGTCCTTTCTTCAAGTCGGGAGGCCCTGGTGGTCACAGAGAGCCGCTACCTCCGACGTGACTGGTGCAAGACACAACCACTTCGTCAGACGGTGAGCGAGGAAGGCTGCCGGAGTCGAACGGTGGTCAACCGCTTCTGCTACGGCCAGTGTAACTCCTTCTACATCCCCCGCCACATGAGCACTAGCTCAAATCGAGGACCAGGTTCTGCccggaaaaaaaacaacaaggcaGAGGAGCCCTTCCTGTCCTGTTCCTTCTGCAGGCCACACCGTGTCACCCAGCTCACTGTTCAGCTTGACTGTCCAGGTCTGCAGCCAAACTTTCGCCACCGCAAAGTGCAGCACGTGAAACAGTGTCGCTGCATGTCGGTGGATGTAAGTGATAGCAGGAAACTCTAA